Genomic segment of Microbacterium sp. M28:
CGTCGTAGCGCGCCTGCCGCGTCATCGCCCGCCGCCTGCGCGCGAGCGGCGCCCACGGGCTCGGCATCCGACTCACGCCGACGACTGCCGTGGCGACGAGTGCGAAGATCGCCAGCGCCGCCGCGCACGTCACGACGAACTCGGGTGGCCCGCTGACCTGGCGCGGGTCGAGGAAGTAGTACGGATACCAGCCGATCGACGGACCGCGCCACAACGTCACGAGGCCCCACAGCACCGGGAACGCGAGGCACCCAGGCACCACCCACCAGGTGACGTGCCGGTGACCGGGGGTCAGCCCCCAGGCGAGGGCCGTGCACGCCGGGAGCCAGAAATGCAGCAGCTGATCCGACCACGGCACGTCGATGCGGATGCCGCGCAGTCCGGCCTGCCAGACGATCAGCGCGAACGCGAGACCTGCCGTGATCGTCCACGTCAGGACCAGGGCCAGCGCGATCGTGAACCAGCGGGGGTCTGTCTCGCGGACCAGCGCGAGCACCCCGCCGATCAGTAGCAGCACGACCAGCGCGCAGTTCGACTGCACCGTGAGATAGGCGAAGAAGTTGTCGCCGGCGACGGTGTTCGAGCTCAGCCCCCAGAACAGGCGGTGGATCAGGGCGCCGAGACAGACGGTGGCGGTGAGCAGGCGCAGCACGCCGAAGGTCGTCCGCCAACGCACGCTCGATCCGCCTCCTCTCCCACGCGGTCCCCGCGTCATCTGGCGAGTCTACGGAGCGCAGGTGTGAGCGAGGCGGGGACCGGCGGCGGATCAGCGTGAGCGGCGTCAGCCGAGGCGCCTCCGATACGCGCCGGGAGAGCCTCCGCAGGTCCGCGAGAACTGCTCGTAGAAGCTGCTCTGGGAGCCGAAGCCGGACTGCAGGGCGATGTCGATCATCGTGAGCCGGGTCGTGAGCAGAAGGCGTTGCGCTTCGGCGACGCGGCAGCGGGTCAGGTATCCGCCGATCGTCGTGCCGATCGTCTCGCGGAACAGCGTCATGGCGTAGTTCGGGTTGAGGTGGGCG
This window contains:
- a CDS encoding Pr6Pr family membrane protein, translated to MRWRTTFGVLRLLTATVCLGALIHRLFWGLSSNTVAGDNFFAYLTVQSNCALVVLLLIGGVLALVRETDPRWFTIALALVLTWTITAGLAFALIVWQAGLRGIRIDVPWSDQLLHFWLPACTALAWGLTPGHRHVTWWVVPGCLAFPVLWGLVTLWRGPSIGWYPYYFLDPRQVSGPPEFVVTCAAALAIFALVATAVVGVSRMPSPWAPLARRRRAMTRQARYDGSSDGMNGVSDTSAATTAS